The window CCGGCTCGCCCTGTACCGCGCCTACCTGGACCTGATCATGCTCACGGAGACCGTGCCGCGCGCCGTCGACGAGGGGCGTCTGCGCTGGGCGCGCGAGACCGTCGGCCCCGACCTCGTCGCCGCGCTGGACGAGATCGCGGAACTGAGTCGCTGAGCAGGTATCTTCCAGGTCGGACGGCGTGTCGAAGGGGGAGCCACATGGTGGGGCGGAACAGGCGAACGGTACGTGACCTCAGGCGGGCCAACCGCTCGGTAGTCCTCCAGCGCCTCTACTTCGACGGCCCTCTCAGTCGCTTCGAACTCGGCCCGGCCACGGGCCTCAGCTCCGGCTCGGTCAGCAATGTCGTCGCCGACCTGCTCGCGGACGGCGTGCTGGAGGAGGCCGGCAACGTCGACTCCGACGGCGGACGGCCCCGCACCCTGCTGAGGGTGGCGCCGGGCAGCGGCCACATGATCGGCGTCGATGTAGGTGAGACCCGGGTGCGGGTCGAGCTGTTCGACCTCGCCCTGACCGAACTCGCCCGTTCGGAGCGGTTGTTGGGGCCCGAGGGGTACGAGGTCGATGTCGTCGTCGGACACATCCGCGACGCCGTCACCGAGGTGCTCGCCGCCGCCGACATCGTCCCGGAACGGCTGCTCGGCGTGGGCATCGGCGTCCCCGGCATCGTCGAGCACACGCCCGACCGCGGGGCCGTGGTGCACGGGCAGACGGTCGGCTGGGACGCGGTGGCGCTGGAGTCGCTGCTCCGGGAGCGCTGCGCGCTGCCCCCGACGGTCCCGTACTTCATCGACAACGGCGCCCGGACCCTCGGTCAGGCGGAGATGTGGTTCGGCGCGGCACGCGGTGCCCGCAGTGCGATCGTTGTGCTCTTCGGCTCCGGCGTCGGCGCCTGTGTCGTCACCCCGGAGGCCGAGGACGGGCGCGCGGTCGAAGGCGGGCATCTGACCGTACGGGTGGGAGGGCGCCGCTGCCGGTGCGGCGCGCTCGGCTGCCTGGAGGCCTACGCCGGTGCCGAAGCGCTTCTCGACCGCTGGCGCGAGAGCGGCGGGCGCCCGCCGGAAGGGGCCGACCAGGAGAGCGCCCTGGCCGCCCTGGCCGCCGACCCCGAGGCCCGGGTCCTGCTGGCGGAGACCGCGGAGTACATCGGCGCGGGCCTGTCCGACCTGATCAACCTCTTCCAGCCCGAGCGCATCCTCATCGGCGGCTGGGCCGGCCTCAGGCTCGGTCCCGCGCTGCTGCCCGACGTACGCCGGCACGCGGCCGCGTACGCGCTGCGCCACCCCGCCGAGCGGGTCACGATCGACCTCGGCGGTCTTGGCCCCGACGCGGTCACCGTAGGGGCCGCCATCCTGCCGCTCGCGGACTTCTTCACCCACGGCGGCCGCCGCGCCGACCCGGCCCCCGAGAGCCCGCAGCCCGCGTGGCGGGCGGCGCTGGAGGAACGCGCGCCGCGCTGACGTTTCGCCACACGGCACCGGAGGTACTCGGCTGGGCCTCTGGCGACGCGAGGGAAGGAGGACGCCGTGACGGACGAGAACGGCGAGCCCGTCCCGCGGGACCTGCCGGACCAGCAGGCGGGAGAGGGCCAGGATCCCTGGGACGTGGACCCCGCCCCCGAGGACGAGGAACAGGACGACGACGTCCCCGACTCCGACGAGGCCGGGTCGGCCCGCAAGGGAGCCCCACGGGACGCGAACGTGCACCCCGAGCACCCGGCGCCGGACGAGTCACCGGCCTGACCGGCGGGGACGGCAAAGCTGTCGCCCCGCTCTCAGCTCGCCTTGCGGCCCTGCAGCGGCGCCGTGGCCATGCCGGCGCCCTGCCGGAGGCCGTGCAGGAACTCCTCCAGGACCTCGGAGGCCGTGTGCCGGGGCTGCCAGCGCAGTTCCGTGCGGGCACGGGTGCAGTCCATCAGGGGCAGGCGCAGGACCGCGTCGAAGAGATGCGGCGAGGCCGGCAGCAGATGCAGCCCCCACGCGGCGGCGATGGCCGAGCGGGCCGCCGTAGGCGGCAGCCGTACCGGACGGGCGTCGAACATCTCGCCCAGCAGCTCCGCGTCCACCGGCGGCTCGGCCGCCAGATTGAAGGCGCCGCGCACATCCGAACCGATCGCGAGCCGGTACGCCTCGGCCGCGTCGTCGGTGTGCAGCGCCTGCACCCTGAGCCCCGGGATGTCGGGCAGGAACGGCAGCAGCTCCGGTCGCGCCAGCGGTCCCGGCACGAAGCGTCCGCCGAAGATCCTGCGCTGCTCGCTCGCCGACTCCCGCTTGAACAGGAACGCGGGCCGCATCCGCACCACCCGTACCCGGGGGTGGGCCCGGTCGAAGGCGTCCAGCGTCCGCTCCAGATAGGCCTTCTCCCGGCAGTACGCGGCGCCCGGCCAGCCGTGCGTGGGCCACGACTCGTCGACGGCGTGGTCCTTCGACCCCGGCGAGTACGCGCCGACCGACGAGGCGTGCACCAGCGTCGGCACCTTCGCCGCGGCCACCGCCTCGAATACGCGGATGCCGCCCAGCACGTTCGTCCGCCAGGTCACCGCCGGATCGTGCGTGGGCTGGAACGCCCAGGCCAGATGGACGACGGCGGTGGCGCCCTCGAACAGCTTCGTCAGCTCGGCCTGCGCGGACGCCAGGTCGACCGCCGCCCACTCCGTCTTCCGCGGCGACCACTCCGGGATCCTGCGGGCCAGACCCAGCACCGAGCCGACCTCGGGGTCCTCCGAGAGAAGCCGCACCACACTCGTACCGACGTTCCCCGTGGCGCCGGTGACAACGATCCTGCTGTCCTGTGCGCTGGTCACCTTCGGCTCCTCTCGGCCGCTGCGGGGGAGTAGCCGAGTACCCCCGGGAGGGGCACGGCATCCGAGAAGGCCGGGCACAGGAAAAAGCCCCGACCGCGACGGGGGAATCACGATCGGGGCGATCAGGGGCGGGTACGGATGGCGGTCGCCTCTCGGCGAAAGGCTCCACAGGGCTTCAGCCGAACGATCGTCCCTGTGGGCAAAAGGTGAGGCCCGGGGACACTGTCCCATCCGTACCCACGCCTTGTTCAACGGGCAACCACCCGGGGCTGTTCCACGGCCGTCGGTGATCCGTGTCACCTCCGCGTCAGCCCGCCACGCGCGACGGCACCTGCCCTTCCCGGGTCCACGCCAGCAGCTCCTCCAGCGTCCAGGTGGTGACCACGCGGTCCGCGGGCACCCCGCACTCCTCGGCCCGGGCACAGCCGAGGACCTGCCAGTCCAGCTGGCCGGGCGCGTGCGCGTCGGTGTCGATCGAGAACAGCACCCCCGCCTCCACCGCCCGCCGTAGCAGCCGTCGCGGTGGGTCGAGCCGCTCGGGCCGGCTGTTGATCTCCACGGCCGTGCCGGTCTCCGCGCAGGCGGCGAACACCTCGTCCGCGTCGAATTGCGACTCCGGCCGTGGCTTGCCCCCGTCCCGCCCGGTGATCAGCCGCCCGGTGCAGTGCCCGAGCACGTCGGAGTGCGGATTGCGTACGGCGCTCACCATGCGCCGGGTCATCGAGCGGGCGTCCATCCGCAGCTTGGAGTGGACCGAGACCACCACCACGTCCAGCCGCTCCAGCAGCTCCGGCTCCTGGTCCAGCGAGCCGTCCTCCAGGATGTCGCACTCGATACCGGTCAGCAGCCGGAACGGCGCCCAGGTCTCGTTCAGCGCCGCCACCACGTCCAGTTGCTCCCGCAGCCGCTCCGCCGACAGCCCGCGGGCTACGGTCAGCCGGGGGGAGTGATCGGTCAGCGCCGCCCACTCGTGCCCGAGCGCGGCCGCGGTCCGGCCCATCTCCTCGATCGGGCTGCCGCCGTCCGACCAGTCGGAGTG of the Streptomyces sp. NBC_00287 genome contains:
- a CDS encoding PHP domain-containing protein — its product is MDPVEALERIAFLLERSLAPTYRVRAFRTAARALAALPEAELRERAAAGTLESLTGVGPKTAQVAREALAGQVPGYLEKLQAETPAEADGAELRALLRGDCHLHSDWSDGGSPIEEMGRTAAALGHEWAALTDHSPRLTVARGLSAERLREQLDVVAALNETWAPFRLLTGIECDILEDGSLDQEPELLERLDVVVVSVHSKLRMDARSMTRRMVSAVRNPHSDVLGHCTGRLITGRDGGKPRPESQFDADEVFAACAETGTAVEINSRPERLDPPRRLLRRAVEAGVLFSIDTDAHAPGQLDWQVLGCARAEECGVPADRVVTTWTLEELLAWTREGQVPSRVAG
- a CDS encoding SDR family oxidoreductase, which translates into the protein MTSAQDSRIVVTGATGNVGTSVVRLLSEDPEVGSVLGLARRIPEWSPRKTEWAAVDLASAQAELTKLFEGATAVVHLAWAFQPTHDPAVTWRTNVLGGIRVFEAVAAAKVPTLVHASSVGAYSPGSKDHAVDESWPTHGWPGAAYCREKAYLERTLDAFDRAHPRVRVVRMRPAFLFKRESASEQRRIFGGRFVPGPLARPELLPFLPDIPGLRVQALHTDDAAEAYRLAIGSDVRGAFNLAAEPPVDAELLGEMFDARPVRLPPTAARSAIAAAWGLHLLPASPHLFDAVLRLPLMDCTRARTELRWQPRHTASEVLEEFLHGLRQGAGMATAPLQGRKAS
- a CDS encoding ROK family protein gives rise to the protein MVGRNRRTVRDLRRANRSVVLQRLYFDGPLSRFELGPATGLSSGSVSNVVADLLADGVLEEAGNVDSDGGRPRTLLRVAPGSGHMIGVDVGETRVRVELFDLALTELARSERLLGPEGYEVDVVVGHIRDAVTEVLAAADIVPERLLGVGIGVPGIVEHTPDRGAVVHGQTVGWDAVALESLLRERCALPPTVPYFIDNGARTLGQAEMWFGAARGARSAIVVLFGSGVGACVVTPEAEDGRAVEGGHLTVRVGGRRCRCGALGCLEAYAGAEALLDRWRESGGRPPEGADQESALAALAADPEARVLLAETAEYIGAGLSDLINLFQPERILIGGWAGLRLGPALLPDVRRHAAAYALRHPAERVTIDLGGLGPDAVTVGAAILPLADFFTHGGRRADPAPESPQPAWRAALEERAPR